TGTGAATATGTTTATCTTGATGAGAAAAAGACAGAAAGACGACCCAGAAATGGTAATTTTTTACCTGGAGAATTTGCCAGTTTATATAAAAAAATTCTAGAAAATACAGACTTAATTTTAAGCAAAACTCCCCAAAATGATAATAATATTAATAACCAAGGAGTTCAATTTTATTCAAACTCAACAATTCACACATGGGAAAATCTACGCTTCCGCTCAAAAACAGAAATCAAAATTGCTGAAGCATTAGACAGAACTGGAGTTTTATTTGTACCCAACTCCTTAGCACGACTTACCACACCCAAAGGTAGAGAAAATAAAGAAGCTGATTTCCTCATTTGTTATAACGGTAAATGGGGAGTTTTAGAAGTTGATGGACCATTTCACACCGCAGAACGCAGAGTAGAAGAACAAGAAAGAGAACGCATTTTTAAGAAAAACGGTATCAAAGTAGTAGAAAGATTTGATTCTGAAAGATGTTATAACAATCCTGATGAAGTAGTCCAGGAATTTTTCAAAATGATAGAAATTGGATATTCTTAAAACTTCCTTCCTTCTTCCTTTCTTCCTTCGTGTACTTCGCGCCTTCGTGGTTCATTTACTCCATATTCTTCCAACGAAAAGAGAGTAATTAATTATTATTTTGCAAATAGTGTACAATTAATTGATTAAACCACACAGAAAACATGGCTACAAAAATCCCCGTTACCGTGATCACAGGCTTCTTAGGAAGCGGTAAAACCAGCATTATCCGTCACCTCCTCCAAAACAACCAAGGACGACGGATAGCAGTATTAGTCAACGAATTTGGCGAACTGGGGATAGATGGAGAACTATTAAAATCCTGTCAAATTTGCCCCGAAGATGAAACAGAAGCAAATCCAGAAACTAATATATTTGAACTGACAAACGGCTGTTTATGCTGCACCGTTCAAGAGGAATTTTATCCGACAATGCGGGAATTAATCAAACGCCGAGATAGCATTGATTGTATTATCATTGAAACCTCTGGTTTAGCATTACCAAAACCTTTGATTAAAGCCTTTCGTTGGCAAGAAATCCGCAATGCTGCTACAGTAGATGCAGTAATTACAGTGGTAGATTGTGCTGCGGTTGCGGAAGGGACATTTGCTAGTGATTTAGATGCGATCGCTGCCCAACGCCAAGAAGATGATAGTCTAGAACATGAAACCCCATTACAAGAATTGTTTGAAGATCAACTTGCTTGTGCTGATTTAGTAATTTTGAATAAAACTGATTTAGTTGATAGTGAAACTCAAGCAAAAGTTTTAGAATTAGTCAAGCATGAATTACCGAGAGTTGTGAAAATAGTCTCTAGTGATTATGGTAAATTAGACCCATCTATATTATTAGGATTTGCAGCCGCAGTTGAAGATAATTTAGATTCTCGTCCTAGTCATCATGATACAGAAGAAGACCATGATCATGATGATGAAATTAACTCTACTCACGTAATTTTAGACCGGACATTTGACCCAGACAAGCTCCAAGCAACATTAGAAAAACTAGCACAAGAACAGGAAATTTACCGGATTAAAGGTTTTGTGGCAGTTGCTAATAAACCGATGCGGTTAGTTATGCAAGGTGTGGGAAATAGATTTGATAAATTTTATGATCGTCCTTGGAAACTAGAAGAAGCAAAACAAACCAGTTTAGTTTTTATCGGTCGTAATTTACAATCTTCAGTAATAGAATCTCAATTAGTAGCTTTGTAATATGAATATCGCAGATTTATTTAATTTTGCCAATCTTTTGGTTTTGCCTTTTTGGGCTTTGATGATTTTGTTACCTAACTGGAATGTCACTCGCAAGGTAATGGAATCTTATCTACCTTTTGTGGTTTTAGCTGGTGCTTATGTGTATTTATTCGTTACTAGCATTACTCCAGAAAACGCCGCTGCTTTATCAAATCCTCAATTAGCAGATATAGCCAGATTCTTCAGTAATGAAACTGCTGCTGCTACAGGTTGGATTCATTTTCTGGTAATGGATTTATTTGTCGGTAGATGGATTTATTGGGAAGGACAAAAAACCGGAATTTGGACAATTCATTCTCTAGCTTTGTGTTTATTCGCGGGTCCAATAGGTGTGCTTTCTCATATTTTCACCTATTGGATTACAAAAGCCTTTTCTAAAGGTTCTAAAGGTTCTGAAGGTGTGAAAGTCGCAGAAAAAGCTGCTGTGAATTAAATAAGTGTAGAGGTTTAGCAATGCTCATTGGTGTCAACTTAACGTAAAACCCATAGCCCGACTGGGAATGAATTCCCAGTCTAATAGCGGAAGTCATCTAAAGATGACTAAAGAACCTGAAAATTGTTTAGTAAACTTTAGTTTACTTTGGCTAAAAGCCTGTGAAATTCATTTCTGGGCGGGTGTGGAAGCAAACAGATAAGCCATTTTTAACTTAAGTTGACACCAATGAGCAATGCTAAACCTTTATTAATTTAACTAACAGCATATTCTGTATAAGGACGAATTTCCAAAGGATGAAAGCCTAAAACAATTTGATCTTTAGGAATACCAGCACTAACTAAATCGTTAGCAATTCCATCTTCTGTTCCATCCCTTTGAATCCAAATTTTATTATCAATAATTTGTATATGGACAATACAAGCATGAACTCTCACATCTTTTTCCCAACCAGAAGTTATTAATAAATAATCTTTATCATCTTTACTAATAATTAATTCTGTTTTTAGTTCTCTGTAGTGATAAGGAATTTCTGCATATTCAGTTAATACTTTTTGAATAATTTGTTGATATCCATTTAGTCTATCCATTGTGTAATCTCCTGCTGGTTGGGATCAAAAATAAGTAAGTGGATTTTATGTTTTTTCAAAACTAATGTACCAATAGGTTCAGAAAAAATTTCTTTATATGTTGATTCACGAATAGCTAGATATAGTAAATATTCGTTTGCACTTTCTTCTAGAATGTCTGTGTATAAAAGATATTGTCCTAGTGCATTTTGTAAATCAGCTATCGCAGATGGACTAATAAAACTTTTAATTTCTACAATAATTTTTTGTTCTGCTTTTTCAGCAGCTAGTAATTTTTTTGCCCCTAAATCAACAAATAATTCTCGTAACCCCCACTTTAGTTTAAAGGGATCATCTGTAATTATCCATCCATCTTTTTCTAACGCAGTTCTAACTGTATTGTGATAAATATCTTTGGCTGGCATTTCTAGTTAATCTTAAATCCAATCTATGCGGTTAATACAAATTATAATTATAGGGTGAGATAAATCACCCTATATAATTAATATTAAGCCGCCACGGCTTCTCTTCCTCTAAATTTGGCATCTAACCAACAGCGTGGTAATTTTTCCCCAGAAGGAAATACTAATTCTTCCTTTTTATAGATGTCTGTTTCCTGTTCTTCTTGTTCTTGTTGGTCTTGGGCGTGTACAGTCTCAATATTGGGGTCAAATAGTTCTTGAACATCAACTATTTTGACCAAATCCCGGCTATCTTTGATTTGTAAAAACATATTGATAATCCTCCATTATTTAAATGTGTAAATTTGCTAATGGGAAGAAAATGAAGATCAGATTTCCCGTTGATATTTTTCCACAATATCTACTAAGGTAACTTGACATTGCACGGGTAATAAATCAATTAAAGATAGTTCCTTTCTCCCACCACCAACTTTGACGGTGATAGATTCTAAAGCGGCAATTACTTTGTCTTCATTAACGCCTTTAGAAGTAATTAAAGGATACAATTTTTCAGCAACAACATTATGCAGTTTGGCATCCGATAGATAAAGATGCCATTTTGCAATATCTATATAAACACTTTCACCAATTTCTGCGGCTAGGGTTTCTAGTAATTCTGTGGTATTAGTTTTAGCCATAAATATAACCTCATTGTTAGTAACATTCGGATATCTTAGCTTATTTTCCATTATTACTCAATTAGCTAGACTTTATCTACTACCACAGGTAAGAATTCCCTAGCTTGATTTTCTTTCTTTAGGTAGATTTCGGTGGAGTTGAGTTGTAATTAGCGATCGCCCCAATGTAAATGAGATGCAATAACAATACTCCTACCCAACCAACTGTTAAAGGTGTTAACCATTCCCAGTTAGTAGTTTTCAAAATGTGGAAAAACCATAACCCAGATGTGACAGTTGCACAAATACCGACATGAACAGCAAAATTCATGCGATCATCTAGTTTACGGAAATCTGGATCTTTGCGATCTGGTTTGCGAGGCCAACGGGGAGGCATAAATATAAATGTTCGTGACAGCAGTTAACGCACCTTTTATATTGTAAGGTGTTTGGGGTTTACTTGCTCAGATATACGAACAATTTTCAACAGGTGACTCCTACTCCCTTCCCATTAAAAGAATATGGATTAAATGAACCACGTTCGCGGAGCGTCCCGGAGGGATATAGGAGCGAAGAACACGAAGGAAGAAGGAAGAAGGAAGAAGGAAGATAATCTTTATACTGGGAAGGGAATATCACCAATCTGGGGATAAAAATGTTGATGGTTTTCCCCAGATGGTAATATTGGCTATGAACTCTGCACTGTTGACTCTGCGTAGGAACTAGCTCCAAATTCGCTACCTCTAGCGCTAGGAACTAAAGTCCAACCTGCTTTCAAGAGTTTTTGGTAAGTTGCCCAACCTTTAGAACCACGAGGAACGCGATAATCTGGAACTGAAAATTGCGGAAAAGCTGTGTAAGGCCGCCAAGGTTGTCCCAGTGCAGTTTGCAAGTACAAAATCTTTTCATCATCACCGCTAGACTTAGATAACCAGCACATTTGTCGAAGCATAGTCAACTCCTTGATTGTTTAGCTGAAATATCACAAGGACACTAACTACGGATATTTAGGGGTGTGGGAAATTGCTGTAAAAATGTTTTTCATTCCCAATCTAATATCCCGAATTGGTATGACAGATTTTTGTGCTGTCATACTGAATTGTGATAAAGTGGTTTTGTCCTTATGTTTAAGGCAGTAAAGATTATTTTTGTCAGGTAAATTATTTAAGAAGATAAACTCCTGTAGGCTGCTGTTTATTAAGGTAGAAAGATGAACAAGAACAATGGTTTTTTTGGTTCTTGATGTTTTTTTTGCTAGGGGAATATTTTTATCATGTTATCTACGGTTGCGATAATTGTATGTATCCATAGTTACGATTTTGTAAAAATTATTAAAAATTTATTGAGAAGGTGTGGAGTTGAAGGTCAGAATGCTTGTCAAATAAGCATTTAAAAGATTTGAGATTTTTTGCATATCAACCATTACCATTATGATTTAACCCACATTCCGCACCCTTGACTGTCACAAACGGTGATTACGGAGGTAAATTGATGAAGAAGGAGTAAAAGAATACATTGATATATAAAAAAACAAATTTTAGATAGGAAAATTGATTCAGATGTATTCTCAATAAGAAGCAATAAAGAATAAGGGTGGTTTCTGGCAAAAAATATAATATAATTTTATTGTTAGTCTATCAAGACTTAATCATAACTTATATCCTTCTAGAAATAAACTTAAAAATAGCATTAAAACTTAAACTCATTAATAAAATTAATGAGTCAAATTGTATAATTAAACTATTAATAATGTTGATAAATCAACTTATATATCTGTAGTAATTACGGCAAGCTTCTGGGAGAAATAGAAGAATGTACTTCATTTCAGATGTTAAGTTATAAAAGTCTGTTTTTTGTTGAAAAGTAACAAGATGAACTGATTGAAAACATTGAAATATCCACCGCATTGTTGGATTGTTGATGGCTTTGCCCAATTGATTTTTTACAGTATAGTTTAAGGATTTTAAAGCAGCCCTAATTTCTCTTTGTGCTAGAGTATAAACTAGCAGACATAACCCCATTATCATTGCTAATGCCTCTATTCTTTCTGGGCTTTTCAGGAAAATACTATCTGCTAAAAATAAAGGATTTTTGAGAAAACTAAATCCTCGTTCACAGGATTGCTGTGCTTTATATTCAGACAGCATTTTCTCTTTACTCAGTTCTTTTTCTGATAAAACATTTGTGGCAATTATAAACCTTCCTGCACTTAATACTTCTTGGTCAATAGCATCTTTATTTTCAGCAACTGTTGCTAAGATTTGATAGCATTTTGATTGATTTTCTTCTTTGATGTTAGGACTTTTTTCGATAACTTCGATATTTTCTACTTGATGATATTTAAATTCTTTACTTATTTTGATTAATTCTTTTCTAGCATCAGCAGCACAAGCAAATTTTTCTTGCAATAGGTTTTTTAACTTAGTTTGAGTATTAGTCAAAGCTTTTTCTATTTTCTTTGATAATTTCTTTAAGTCAGATTTTTTTCTATCTTGACTTTGCACAACTAACCATCTTTGTTCTATATCTCCATAAGTTATTTTCTTTTCGGCATAAGAATATCCTACTTTTTCACTTTTAACAAATTCCGATTCTGCTAAACTCATCACTAAGTTTTTTGCTGATTTTATCGTTAAGGGTACTCTGGTTAACCATTTGAGACTCGACATTAACTTGATATTTGATTCTGTATATAATGCGCTATCTGCTACTATCAAACTATCAACTTGTATTCTTTTCTGATATTCAACTGCGATTTCTCCAAATTTTTTAGAATCAACTTCATTCCCTGATACTGCTTTTATATATATTGGTATATCTCCATCTCCTGAACATACTAATTGTGTAATAAATTGTTTTAAATCTGGACGATGATCTCTTGAATAACCATAGGTCAGCTTTATCGCTTGAGGTGATTGACTCTCTTCATTTTCTTTTTCCAATGAACCTGATTCTTTTTGATTTTTAAATATTACTGATGGTAAACTATTTTCATATTCTCCATCTACATGAAATGATGTCGAATCCAAGTGTGATGATGAAAGTGATATCTGATATATTTTTACCGCATTTAAACTGACTGCTAAAAATGTTGTATCTAGTCCTTTTATAAATAATTTATCTAATACTCTTCCCAGCTTATCATCGTTGAAATATTCTGGTTTTGCTCCTGCACCAATTAAGTGTTCACAAGCGATTAATTCAAAGAATTTTGGGAACATATATAAAGGCTGTGACATCATGCTTAATCCATTTAAAATCATCGCCTTTACTACCTGACCCGCACTGACTTTTTCTTCTGGTTCTGACCCTAGTAAATTATTAATTATTTCTACTATCCCAATTGAATCTACTATTCCTGCTACTATTCCTAAATGGTCAATCTTCTTCAATTCAAGGTCTTTTATATTCAACATGACAACAGAAACTCCACAAAAGTATCTGTTTTGTATTTTCTCATTTTTCTGTTGAGTCAACACATTTTTTTAGTTTTTTCATTGTCATTGAGGATAAACCTTTCAATGATTTTAAACTAAGTTTTCTATCAAAATAACCTAAGAACCAATAATTTCGTACTTAGTCGTGAATATTTAACTGTATCTCTAACTTAATAGTAATAATTCCTATTTAGCTTTAACAAATCCTCTCAACATTTAGTTCTTATGTACTAAATACATCCGTTTGCTTGGGGTGTGACAGTTGTGGGTGCGGAATGTGGGATTTAAGATAGCTATATATATATTTGTTTTTCTATTGATATAGATAAGCGCAGATAATGAATAACCCAGTTGTTTGGATACATGGAGACTGTTTGAGTCCCCACAACCCTGCATTCCTAGAATATCCCCAAGCCCCAGCCCTTTGGGTTTGGGATGATGCTTTAATTGCAGAATGGCAAATTGGACTCAAACGTCTAACTTTTATTTATGAATGTTTGCTAGAATTACCTGTAGAAATTCGCCGGGGAAATGTAGCAGAGGAAGTTTTAGCTTTTGCTCAAGAACATAATACTAATTTAGTTGTAACTACAGATAGCCCAAGTCCAAGATTTAATGATATTTGTGATCACATTAAACAGGCTGTAAGTTTGGAAGTTTTGGCTGTAGAACCGTTTTTTGAATATGACGGATATATTGATTTAAAACGGTTTTCCCGTTATTGGAAAGTAGCGGAAAAATATGTTTTTCAATAAGAAAATAAATTTAATTTATAGCGATTTGTGAAATGACAACTAAACTTACTGATGTTCAAAATCTCCTCTCAGATTTAATTTCCCGTTATTCTTCCCGTGTGGATTATTTGATGATTCGCTTGGAAGAATCTGAGGGAACAGATATTGTATTGCGTGGTGATAAAGTGGAAACTCTCAGCGAGGGAATTTCTATTGGTGGCCATGTTCGCACTTGTTATAAAGGTGGCTGGGGATTAAGTAGTTTTAATAAACTAGCAACCATTGAAGAACGCATCGAAGAAGCCATTGCTGCTGCTAGAATAGTTGGTGATGAACAGACTATCCTCGCAGCGATTGATCCTATACAAGCTGTATGTGTATTACCTCTTTTGGGTACTGATCCTTCTCAGGTTTCGCTGAAGCAGAAAAAACAATTATGCGATCGCTATACTGACCTACTCAAAACAGTTGATCACCGGATTACTACTACGTCTGTTCATTATAGCGACAGCACCCAAAGAGTGATTATTGTCACATCTGAAGGAACTTTCATTGATCAATCTTGGGTAGATATGGAAATGCGCTTTGCTGCTACAGCCAGGAATGGGGAAACTGTCCAAACCGGCAGAGAAACCACTGGTTCTCGCAAAGCCTACGAAGATTTAACTAATTTAGACAAGCAAGTCAAAGGTGCAGCGGAAAGAGCAGTTACGTCTTTATCTTTACCATCGGTTAAAGGCAACACTTATACCGTAGTTATTGATCCCATTCTCAGCGGTTTATTCGTTCATGAAGCTTTTGGACATCTTTCCGAAGCAGATATGGCCTATGAAAACCCCGATATTCTGGAAGTGATGACCCTAGGACGGCGTTTTGGTCCTGAAGAACTGCAAATATATGATGGTGCTGCACCCCAAGGACATCGCGGTAGTTATTTTTACGACGACGAAGGGACACCTGCAACAACTACCCAATTAATTGAAGATGGTGTATTAGTTGGGAGACTCCATTCCCGTGAAACTGCGGGTAAATTAGATGAGAAACCCACTGGTAATGCTCGTTGTCTTAATTATCACTATTCCCCTATTGTGAGAATGACGAATACCTGGATTGAACGCGGTAAAACTCCAGTTGCAGATTTATTTACTGATATTAAAGAAGGTGTTTATGCTCAAAATTGGTTAGGGGGAATGACGAATGGGGAAATGTTCACTTTCAGCGCTGGGGAAGCTTGGATGATTAGAAATGGTAAAATTGCTGAACCTGTGAAGGATGTAACTCTTTCCGGTAATGTTTTCCAAACCCTCGCAGATATTGAAGCCATTGGTGATGATTTTTACTGGGATGAATCTGGGGGTTGTGGTAAAGGTGGACAAAATGG
The window above is part of the Dolichospermum sp. DET69 genome. Proteins encoded here:
- a CDS encoding XisH family protein, with translation MPAKDIYHNTVRTALEKDGWIITDDPFKLKWGLRELFVDLGAKKLLAAEKAEQKIIVEIKSFISPSAIADLQNALGQYLLYTDILEESANEYLLYLAIRESTYKEIFSEPIGTLVLKKHKIHLLIFDPNQQEITQWID
- the cobW gene encoding cobalamin biosynthesis protein CobW, translated to MATKIPVTVITGFLGSGKTSIIRHLLQNNQGRRIAVLVNEFGELGIDGELLKSCQICPEDETEANPETNIFELTNGCLCCTVQEEFYPTMRELIKRRDSIDCIIIETSGLALPKPLIKAFRWQEIRNAATVDAVITVVDCAAVAEGTFASDLDAIAAQRQEDDSLEHETPLQELFEDQLACADLVILNKTDLVDSETQAKVLELVKHELPRVVKIVSSDYGKLDPSILLGFAAAVEDNLDSRPSHHDTEEDHDHDDEINSTHVILDRTFDPDKLQATLEKLAQEQEIYRIKGFVAVANKPMRLVMQGVGNRFDKFYDRPWKLEEAKQTSLVFIGRNLQSSVIESQLVAL
- a CDS encoding IS1634 family transposase — encoded protein: MLNIKDLELKKIDHLGIVAGIVDSIGIVEIINNLLGSEPEEKVSAGQVVKAMILNGLSMMSQPLYMFPKFFELIACEHLIGAGAKPEYFNDDKLGRVLDKLFIKGLDTTFLAVSLNAVKIYQISLSSSHLDSTSFHVDGEYENSLPSVIFKNQKESGSLEKENEESQSPQAIKLTYGYSRDHRPDLKQFITQLVCSGDGDIPIYIKAVSGNEVDSKKFGEIAVEYQKRIQVDSLIVADSALYTESNIKLMSSLKWLTRVPLTIKSAKNLVMSLAESEFVKSEKVGYSYAEKKITYGDIEQRWLVVQSQDRKKSDLKKLSKKIEKALTNTQTKLKNLLQEKFACAADARKELIKISKEFKYHQVENIEVIEKSPNIKEENQSKCYQILATVAENKDAIDQEVLSAGRFIIATNVLSEKELSKEKMLSEYKAQQSCERGFSFLKNPLFLADSIFLKSPERIEALAMIMGLCLLVYTLAQREIRAALKSLNYTVKNQLGKAINNPTMRWIFQCFQSVHLVTFQQKTDFYNLTSEMKYILLFLPEACRNYYRYIS
- a CDS encoding DUF559 domain-containing protein; this encodes MCYNGKWGVLEVDGPFHTAERRVEEQERERIFKKNGIKVVERFDSERCYNNPDEVVQEFFKMIEIGYS
- a CDS encoding TldD/PmbA family protein, giving the protein MTTKLTDVQNLLSDLISRYSSRVDYLMIRLEESEGTDIVLRGDKVETLSEGISIGGHVRTCYKGGWGLSSFNKLATIEERIEEAIAAARIVGDEQTILAAIDPIQAVCVLPLLGTDPSQVSLKQKKQLCDRYTDLLKTVDHRITTTSVHYSDSTQRVIIVTSEGTFIDQSWVDMEMRFAATARNGETVQTGRETTGSRKAYEDLTNLDKQVKGAAERAVTSLSLPSVKGNTYTVVIDPILSGLFVHEAFGHLSEADMAYENPDILEVMTLGRRFGPEELQIYDGAAPQGHRGSYFYDDEGTPATTTQLIEDGVLVGRLHSRETAGKLDEKPTGNARCLNYHYSPIVRMTNTWIERGKTPVADLFTDIKEGVYAQNWLGGMTNGEMFTFSAGEAWMIRNGKIAEPVKDVTLSGNVFQTLADIEAIGDDFYWDESGGCGKGGQNGLPVGCGGPSLRIRDVVVGGESGE
- a CDS encoding DUF4281 domain-containing protein produces the protein MNIADLFNFANLLVLPFWALMILLPNWNVTRKVMESYLPFVVLAGAYVYLFVTSITPENAAALSNPQLADIARFFSNETAAATGWIHFLVMDLFVGRWIYWEGQKTGIWTIHSLALCLFAGPIGVLSHIFTYWITKAFSKGSKGSEGVKVAEKAAVN
- a CDS encoding DUF3181 family protein, with translation MAKTNTTELLETLAAEIGESVYIDIAKWHLYLSDAKLHNVVAEKLYPLITSKGVNEDKVIAALESITVKVGGGRKELSLIDLLPVQCQVTLVDIVEKYQREI
- a CDS encoding acetyltransferase, with the translated sequence MFLQIKDSRDLVKIVDVQELFDPNIETVHAQDQQEQEEQETDIYKKEELVFPSGEKLPRCWLDAKFRGREAVAA
- a CDS encoding XisI protein, producing MDRLNGYQQIIQKVLTEYAEIPYHYRELKTELIISKDDKDYLLITSGWEKDVRVHACIVHIQIIDNKIWIQRDGTEDGIANDLVSAGIPKDQIVLGFHPLEIRPYTEYAVS